The sequence TTGCCTTATGGAAGTTCGAAACTACCAAGTACTACTGCACAGTTATTGATGCTCCTGGACATCGTGACTTTATCAAAAACATGATTACTGGTACTTCTCAGGCTGATTGTGCCGTCCTCATTATCGATTCTACCACTGGAGATTTTGAGGCTGGTATCTCAAAGGATGGTCAGACTCGTGAGCACGCTCTTCTTGCTTTCACCCTTGGTGTCAAGCAGATGATCCGTTGTTGTAACAAGGTATACCTTTCTCACAGTTATTTTCCTGTCTATAAAATTTAGACTTTCCA is a genomic window of Papaver somniferum cultivar HN1 unplaced genomic scaffold, ASM357369v1 unplaced-scaffold_6783, whole genome shotgun sequence containing:
- the LOC113343837 gene encoding elongation factor 1-alpha-like, whose amino-acid sequence is MKRGITIDIALWKFETTKYYCTVIDAPGHRDFIKNMITGTSQADCAVLIIDSTTGDFEAGISKDGQTREHALLAFTLGVKQMIRCCNKMEATTPKYSKARYDEIVKEVSSYLKKVGYNPDKL